The following coding sequences lie in one Arachis stenosperma cultivar V10309 chromosome 5, arast.V10309.gnm1.PFL2, whole genome shotgun sequence genomic window:
- the LOC130981962 gene encoding pentatricopeptide repeat-containing protein At1g62930, chloroplastic-like isoform X1 — MSSFSSSPIKLRYALQIPKRSPYSVPHSALRLCFPSTSSLHSHSHSHSHSQPQSLDEAVDSFTRMLSMRRIPPIIQFNKILGSLSKTKHFHAVFSLFQQLQARGIAPDLFTLNILINCCCGMAHMTLSFSVLAKIFRMDYQPNTVTLTTILKGLCLCGNVEKAVRFHDRVLAHGFHFNQVTYGTLINGLCKTGHTSAAIQVLRNIPRYGIAPDVVMYSTIIDSLCKDTLVSQAFHLFSEMLSKGISPDVTTYSPLIFGLSLVGQYKEAVDLLSHMMLKNITPNVYTYSTLIDGLCKEGKIKDAKNVLAVMTKHGVKPNVVTYNSLMDGYCLVNQVNKAKYVFDTMAESRAFPNVRSYNIMINGFCKSKMIDDALNLFEEMHRKNLVPDTVTYSTLVDGLGKSRRISCALELLEKMQDRGQPADIVTYSSLLDALFNIKQHDKALMLFNQMKESGIDPDIYTYTILIDGLCKSGRLQNAKEIFQDLSIKGYRPDVRTYTIMINGLCKEGLLDEALALMSEMEDHGCSPNAVTYETTIRALLEKGENDQALKHLREMISRGLWKRQEEE; from the coding sequence ATGTCATCGTTCTCATCCTCACCAATCAAACTAAGGTATGCTCTTCAAATCCCAAAGCGCTCTCCTTATTCTGTTCCCCACTCTGCTCTCCGTCTTTGCTTCCCTTCAACTTCATCCCTAcactctcactctcactctcactctcactctcagCCCCAATCACTTGATGAAGCTGTTGATTCCTTCACTCGCATGCTCTCTATGCGTCGTATTCCTCCCATCATCCAGTTTAACAAGATTTTGGGATCCCTTTCCAAGACGAAGCATTTCCACGCCgtcttttccctttttcagcAATTGCAAGCCAGGGGAATCGCACCCGACTTATTTACTTTGAACATCTTAATCAATTGTTGTTGCGGCATGGCTCATATGACGCTTTCTTTCTCTGTATTGGCCAAGATTTTCAGAATGGATTATCAACCTAATACGGTAACATTAACAACAATCCTGAAAGGTCTCTGTCTCTGTGGTAATGTTGAAAAAGCAGTGCGCTTTCATGACAGAGTGCTGGCTCATGGATTTCACTTTAATCAAGTCACTTATGGGACCTTGATCAATGGGCTCTGTAAGACCGGACACACATCAGCTGCTATTCAAGTGTTGAGAAACATCCCACGCTATGGGATTGCTCCTGATGTCGTCATGTATAGCACAATTATTGATAGCCTCTGCAAGGATACACTTGTAAGTCAGgcttttcatttattttctgaAATGCTTTCTAAGGGAATTTCTCCCGATGTTACCACATACAGTCCTCTCATTTTTGGATTGTCTCTTGTGGGTCAATATAAGGAAGCCGTTGATTTACTAAGTCATATGATGCTTAAAAACATTACTCCTAATGTTTATACCTATAGTACTTTGATCGATGGGCTATGCAAggaaggaaaaatcaaagatgCTAAGAATGTGTTGGCTGTGATGACAAAACATGGTGTGAAACCAAATGTGGTTACTTATAACAGCTTAATGGACGGATATTGTTTGGTTAATCAGGTAAATAAGGCAAAATATGTATTCGACACGATGGCCGAGAGTAGAGCGTTTCCTAATGTTCGGAGTTACAATATCATGATTAATGGCTTTTGTAAGAGTAAAATGATCGATGATGCCTTGAATCTCTTCGAAGAGATGCATCGCAAGAATTTGGTTCCTGACACGGTAACTTACAGTACTCTAGTTGATGGCTTGGGAAAATCAAGGAGAATATCTTGTGCCTTGGAGCTTCTTGAAAAGATGCAGGATCGAGGTCAACCTGCTGATATAGTCACTTACAGTTCTTTACTGGATGCTTTGTTCAATATCAAACAACATGACAAGGCACTTATGTTATTCAATCAAATGAAAGAGAGTGGCATTGATCcagatatatatacatacaccATACTTATAGATGGCCTGTGCAAAAGTGGAAGACTTCAAAATGCAAAAGAGATTTTTCAAGATCTTTCCATTAAGGGTTATCGTCCGGACGTGAGGACATACACTATTATGATAAACGGGCTCTGCAAAGAGGGCCTACTTGATGAAGCATTGGCCTTAATGTCTGAAATGGAAGACCATGGTTGCTCTCCAAATGCTGTAACTTATGAAACAACTATTCGTGCTCTGTTGGAAAAAGGTGAAAATGATCAAGCGCTGAAACATCTTCGTGAAATGATCTCTAGAGGCTTATGGAAAAGGCAAGAGGAGGAATAA
- the LOC130981962 gene encoding pentatricopeptide repeat-containing protein At1g62930, chloroplastic-like isoform X2: MLSMRRIPPIIQFNKILGSLSKTKHFHAVFSLFQQLQARGIAPDLFTLNILINCCCGMAHMTLSFSVLAKIFRMDYQPNTVTLTTILKGLCLCGNVEKAVRFHDRVLAHGFHFNQVTYGTLINGLCKTGHTSAAIQVLRNIPRYGIAPDVVMYSTIIDSLCKDTLVSQAFHLFSEMLSKGISPDVTTYSPLIFGLSLVGQYKEAVDLLSHMMLKNITPNVYTYSTLIDGLCKEGKIKDAKNVLAVMTKHGVKPNVVTYNSLMDGYCLVNQVNKAKYVFDTMAESRAFPNVRSYNIMINGFCKSKMIDDALNLFEEMHRKNLVPDTVTYSTLVDGLGKSRRISCALELLEKMQDRGQPADIVTYSSLLDALFNIKQHDKALMLFNQMKESGIDPDIYTYTILIDGLCKSGRLQNAKEIFQDLSIKGYRPDVRTYTIMINGLCKEGLLDEALALMSEMEDHGCSPNAVTYETTIRALLEKGENDQALKHLREMISRGLWKRQEEE, from the coding sequence ATGCTCTCTATGCGTCGTATTCCTCCCATCATCCAGTTTAACAAGATTTTGGGATCCCTTTCCAAGACGAAGCATTTCCACGCCgtcttttccctttttcagcAATTGCAAGCCAGGGGAATCGCACCCGACTTATTTACTTTGAACATCTTAATCAATTGTTGTTGCGGCATGGCTCATATGACGCTTTCTTTCTCTGTATTGGCCAAGATTTTCAGAATGGATTATCAACCTAATACGGTAACATTAACAACAATCCTGAAAGGTCTCTGTCTCTGTGGTAATGTTGAAAAAGCAGTGCGCTTTCATGACAGAGTGCTGGCTCATGGATTTCACTTTAATCAAGTCACTTATGGGACCTTGATCAATGGGCTCTGTAAGACCGGACACACATCAGCTGCTATTCAAGTGTTGAGAAACATCCCACGCTATGGGATTGCTCCTGATGTCGTCATGTATAGCACAATTATTGATAGCCTCTGCAAGGATACACTTGTAAGTCAGgcttttcatttattttctgaAATGCTTTCTAAGGGAATTTCTCCCGATGTTACCACATACAGTCCTCTCATTTTTGGATTGTCTCTTGTGGGTCAATATAAGGAAGCCGTTGATTTACTAAGTCATATGATGCTTAAAAACATTACTCCTAATGTTTATACCTATAGTACTTTGATCGATGGGCTATGCAAggaaggaaaaatcaaagatgCTAAGAATGTGTTGGCTGTGATGACAAAACATGGTGTGAAACCAAATGTGGTTACTTATAACAGCTTAATGGACGGATATTGTTTGGTTAATCAGGTAAATAAGGCAAAATATGTATTCGACACGATGGCCGAGAGTAGAGCGTTTCCTAATGTTCGGAGTTACAATATCATGATTAATGGCTTTTGTAAGAGTAAAATGATCGATGATGCCTTGAATCTCTTCGAAGAGATGCATCGCAAGAATTTGGTTCCTGACACGGTAACTTACAGTACTCTAGTTGATGGCTTGGGAAAATCAAGGAGAATATCTTGTGCCTTGGAGCTTCTTGAAAAGATGCAGGATCGAGGTCAACCTGCTGATATAGTCACTTACAGTTCTTTACTGGATGCTTTGTTCAATATCAAACAACATGACAAGGCACTTATGTTATTCAATCAAATGAAAGAGAGTGGCATTGATCcagatatatatacatacaccATACTTATAGATGGCCTGTGCAAAAGTGGAAGACTTCAAAATGCAAAAGAGATTTTTCAAGATCTTTCCATTAAGGGTTATCGTCCGGACGTGAGGACATACACTATTATGATAAACGGGCTCTGCAAAGAGGGCCTACTTGATGAAGCATTGGCCTTAATGTCTGAAATGGAAGACCATGGTTGCTCTCCAAATGCTGTAACTTATGAAACAACTATTCGTGCTCTGTTGGAAAAAGGTGAAAATGATCAAGCGCTGAAACATCTTCGTGAAATGATCTCTAGAGGCTTATGGAAAAGGCAAGAGGAGGAATAA